From the genome of Erythrobacter litoralis, one region includes:
- a CDS encoding ABC transporter permease: protein MDEAAHYELEEGPGEDGRRLVLSGPLLISTVGRIEPELRRLSGEIGVIDLSGVTEIDTVGVWVATRLADEHSARIEGADERAGHLLDAIQGMGGEGIAEERSPVWERVPIATGEKVFAARAGVIGVVGFFGQVLLAFLTILINPSRFPHRALVRQMELVGVAALPIIGLMSFLIGVVIAQQGAVQLEQFGAESLTINLVGRITLRELGVLMTAIMVAGRSGSAFAAQLGTMKLTEEIDAMRTIGISPIEALVLPRIMAATFMMIVLGFYASMVAIVGGAVVGQFALGIPFFTFLERIQEVVPTYDLWVGLIKAPVFGLIVALAGCYHGMQVRGNSEEVGSRTTLAVVSAIFAVIVIDAFFAVFFTEIGWG from the coding sequence ATGGATGAGGCAGCGCATTACGAGCTAGAAGAGGGCCCCGGAGAGGATGGCCGCCGCCTTGTCCTGTCCGGGCCGCTGCTGATCTCCACCGTCGGGCGGATCGAACCGGAACTGCGCCGGCTATCCGGGGAAATCGGGGTCATCGACCTGTCCGGCGTGACCGAGATCGACACGGTCGGCGTCTGGGTGGCCACTCGCCTCGCCGATGAACATTCCGCACGGATCGAGGGAGCGGACGAGCGCGCCGGCCACCTGCTCGATGCGATCCAGGGCATGGGCGGCGAAGGCATCGCCGAGGAGCGCTCCCCTGTCTGGGAGCGCGTGCCCATCGCGACCGGAGAAAAGGTCTTTGCCGCGCGCGCGGGCGTGATCGGCGTGGTCGGCTTCTTCGGCCAGGTCCTACTCGCCTTCCTGACGATCCTGATCAACCCCTCGCGCTTTCCCCACCGCGCGCTGGTGCGCCAGATGGAACTCGTCGGCGTCGCCGCGCTGCCGATCATCGGCCTGATGAGTTTCCTCATCGGGGTCGTCATCGCCCAGCAGGGCGCGGTGCAGCTCGAACAGTTCGGGGCCGAATCGCTCACCATCAATCTCGTCGGGCGGATCACCCTGCGTGAGCTGGGCGTGCTGATGACCGCGATCATGGTGGCGGGTCGTTCGGGCAGCGCCTTTGCCGCGCAATTGGGCACGATGAAGCTGACAGAGGAGATCGACGCGATGCGCACGATCGGCATTTCCCCGATCGAGGCGCTGGTCCTGCCGCGCATCATGGCAGCGACCTTCATGATGATCGTGCTCGGCTTCTATGCCTCGATGGTCGCGATCGTGGGCGGGGCGGTGGTCGGCCAGTTCGCGCTCGGCATACCCTTCTTCACCTTCCTCGAGCGGATCCAGGAGGTCGTGCCGACCTATGACCTTTGGGTCGGGCTTATCAAGGCGCCGGTGTTCGGCCTCATTGTCGCGCTTGCAGGGTGCTATCACGGAATGCAGGTGCGCGGGAATTCGGAGGAAGTCGGCAGTCGCACCACGCTTGCGGTGGTCTCGGCAATCTTCGCGGTGATCGTGATCGACGCCTTCTT
- a CDS encoding valine--tRNA ligase, producing MTLPTTFNPAEIEARWYEHWETNGCFRPERPDAEAFTIVNPPPNVTGSLHIGHALDNTLQDIVIRYERLRGKDALWVVGMDHAGIATQMVVERQLETRQDKRTNYTREEFVEKVWQWKEESGGSITGQLRRLGCSMDWSREQFTMDPHFTKAVTRVFVDLYNDGLIYRDKRLVNWDPKLRTAISDLEVEQQTISGNFWHFKYPLEDGVTLDDGRDYIEVATTRPETMLADMAVAVHPEDERYASVVGKHVILPITGRRVPIVADEHADPELGSGAVKITPGHDFNDFEVGKRAGIAPADMLNMFDGDANVVQTADGLIPQEFIGLHRFRREKVASEEKGARELVVERMKELGCLIPHVAKTKKGEEVEMDAEPRQIATPFGDRGGVVIEPWLTDQWYVDVEKLAKRPIEAVRSGEVEIVPASWEKTFFNWMENILPWCISRQLWWGHRIPAWFSLDGEVFVAETYEEAQAQAGEGVALQQDADVLDTWFSSALWPFATLGWPDKTDLFEKHYPNSLLISGFDILFFWDARMLMWGYYNTGERPWDRLYLHGLVRAPDGQKMSKSKGNVVDPLGLIDQYGADALRFFMAAMESQGRDIKMDEKRIEGYRNFATKLWNAARFCQSNGIGASGSVKAPTARLAANQWIIGEVAETARAIEKAMEDLRFDAAASAIYHFVWDRFCDWYLELIKPVFGEGADPDAMPAVETREVAGWALDQILVMLHPFMPFITEELWHSQAELAGAKRPYELIVAKWPEPDAEVSKAATDAIDWVIDLTTNVRSAKNELGIAPGAKLAAFVPSPSDLAASTIERSSAAIERLARLTPVTLGEAPQGPAMQVTAQAGSEGADVFVIPLEGIIDIEAEKARLAKALEASRKEAKSLEGRLGNPNFVEKAKPEAVEKAREDHAHHTSEIERLEAALARLG from the coding sequence ATGACCCTACCCACCACTTTCAACCCCGCCGAGATAGAGGCACGCTGGTACGAACATTGGGAGACGAACGGCTGTTTCCGGCCCGAGCGGCCGGATGCCGAGGCCTTCACCATCGTCAATCCGCCGCCCAATGTGACCGGCTCGCTCCATATCGGCCATGCGCTGGACAACACGCTGCAGGACATCGTGATCCGTTATGAGCGCCTGCGTGGCAAGGACGCGCTGTGGGTGGTCGGGATGGACCATGCGGGGATCGCAACGCAGATGGTGGTCGAACGCCAGCTGGAGACGCGGCAGGACAAGCGCACCAACTACACCCGCGAGGAATTCGTCGAGAAGGTGTGGCAATGGAAGGAGGAGAGCGGCGGCTCGATCACGGGCCAGCTGCGCCGCCTTGGCTGTTCGATGGACTGGTCGAGAGAACAGTTCACGATGGACCCGCATTTCACCAAGGCCGTCACCAGGGTCTTCGTCGATCTCTACAATGACGGCCTCATCTATCGCGACAAGCGGCTGGTGAACTGGGACCCGAAACTGCGCACCGCGATCTCCGACCTGGAGGTCGAGCAGCAGACGATCTCGGGCAATTTCTGGCATTTCAAATACCCGCTCGAGGACGGCGTCACGCTAGATGACGGGCGCGATTACATCGAGGTCGCGACCACTCGTCCCGAAACGATGCTCGCCGACATGGCGGTCGCAGTCCACCCTGAGGACGAACGTTACGCCTCGGTCGTCGGCAAGCATGTCATCCTGCCCATCACCGGCCGCCGCGTGCCGATCGTCGCCGACGAGCACGCCGATCCCGAACTCGGCAGCGGTGCGGTGAAGATCACGCCGGGGCACGATTTCAACGATTTCGAGGTCGGAAAACGCGCCGGCATCGCGCCCGCCGACATGCTCAACATGTTTGATGGCGATGCCAACGTGGTCCAGACCGCCGACGGCCTGATCCCGCAGGAATTCATCGGCCTCCACCGCTTCCGCCGCGAAAAGGTCGCGAGCGAGGAAAAGGGGGCGCGCGAACTGGTGGTCGAGCGGATGAAGGAGCTCGGCTGCCTCATCCCGCATGTCGCGAAGACCAAGAAGGGCGAGGAGGTCGAGATGGACGCCGAACCGCGCCAGATCGCGACGCCATTCGGCGACCGCGGCGGCGTGGTGATCGAACCCTGGCTGACCGACCAGTGGTATGTCGATGTCGAAAAGCTCGCCAAGCGCCCGATCGAGGCGGTGCGTTCGGGCGAGGTCGAAATCGTGCCTGCAAGCTGGGAAAAGACCTTCTTCAACTGGATGGAGAACATCCTGCCCTGGTGCATCTCGCGCCAGCTGTGGTGGGGCCACCGGATCCCCGCCTGGTTCAGTCTCGACGGAGAGGTCTTCGTCGCGGAAACCTATGAAGAGGCGCAGGCCCAGGCGGGCGAAGGCGTCGCGCTGCAGCAGGACGCCGACGTGCTCGATACGTGGTTCTCCTCCGCCTTGTGGCCCTTTGCTACGCTGGGCTGGCCGGACAAGACCGACCTGTTCGAAAAGCATTATCCCAATTCGCTGCTCATCAGCGGCTTCGACATCCTGTTCTTCTGGGACGCGCGGATGCTGATGTGGGGCTATTACAATACCGGCGAGCGGCCCTGGGACCGGCTCTATCTTCACGGCCTCGTGCGCGCGCCCGACGGGCAGAAGATGTCGAAGTCCAAGGGCAATGTCGTCGACCCATTGGGCCTCATCGACCAGTACGGCGCGGATGCGCTGCGCTTCTTCATGGCGGCGATGGAAAGCCAGGGCCGCGACATCAAGATGGATGAAAAGCGGATCGAGGGATACCGCAATTTCGCGACCAAGCTGTGGAACGCGGCGCGTTTCTGCCAGTCGAACGGGATCGGCGCGTCGGGTTCCGTGAAGGCCCCGACCGCGCGGCTCGCGGCGAACCAGTGGATCATCGGCGAAGTCGCCGAAACCGCCCGCGCGATCGAGAAGGCGATGGAAGACCTGCGCTTCGATGCGGCGGCCAGCGCGATCTACCATTTCGTGTGGGACCGGTTCTGCGACTGGTATCTCGAACTGATCAAGCCGGTCTTTGGCGAAGGGGCAGACCCGGATGCCATGCCGGCGGTCGAGACGCGCGAGGTCGCAGGCTGGGCGCTCGACCAGATCCTCGTCATGCTGCATCCGTTCATGCCCTTCATCACCGAGGAGCTGTGGCACTCGCAGGCCGAGCTAGCGGGCGCGAAGCGGCCCTATGAGCTGATAGTCGCGAAGTGGCCCGAACCCGATGCCGAAGTCAGCAAGGCAGCGACCGACGCGATCGACTGGGTGATCGACCTCACCACCAATGTCCGCTCGGCGAAAAACGAGCTCGGCATCGCGCCCGGCGCGAAGCTGGCGGCCTTCGTGCCGTCCCCTTCCGATCTCGCCGCGAGCACGATCGAGCGCTCCAGCGCAGCGATCGAACGCCTCGCCCGGCTGACGCCGGTGACGCTCGGCGAGGCCCCGCAAGGCCCCGCGATGCAGGTGACGGCGCAGGCAGGATCTGAAGGGGCGGACGTGTTCGTCATCCCGCTCGAAGGCATCATCGACATCGAAGCGGAAAAAGCGCGCCTCGCCAAGGCGCTGGAGGCGAGCCGCAAGGAGGCAAAATCGCTCGAAGGCCGGCTCGGCAACCCGAACTTCGTCGAGAAGGCCAAACCCGAAGCGGTCGAAAAGGCGCGCGAGGACCATGCCCACCACACGAGCGAGATCGAGAGGCTGGAGGCGGCGCTGGCACGGCTGGGCTAG
- a CDS encoding 7-carboxy-7-deazaguanine synthase QueE translates to MSLVLATDNAGAPEIFASLQGEGPSTGRPVAFVRLSRCNLACTWCDTAYTWRFEGDNRPHRDDTVYDRKANQVALSPADAAEQIAALGQDRLVITGGEPLLQGGKLAEMLEHLPDMTVEIETNGTVKAPPRLDVRIDQYNVSPKLSHSGNPAELALVAERLDDYATDSRAFFKFVIASPEDVSEVLALRDRYRLRPCHVFLMAEGRDSRTQRARHEWLAPLCLEHGFRMSDRMHIHLYGDTRGT, encoded by the coding sequence ATGAGCCTCGTCCTCGCCACCGACAATGCGGGCGCGCCCGAAATCTTCGCTTCGCTCCAGGGCGAGGGGCCGAGCACGGGGCGCCCCGTCGCCTTCGTCCGGCTGTCTCGCTGCAATCTTGCCTGCACGTGGTGCGACACGGCCTATACGTGGCGCTTTGAAGGTGACAATCGCCCGCATCGCGACGACACCGTCTATGATCGCAAGGCGAACCAAGTCGCGCTCTCACCGGCCGATGCGGCGGAGCAGATCGCGGCGCTGGGTCAGGACCGGCTCGTCATCACCGGGGGCGAACCGCTGCTGCAGGGCGGCAAACTCGCCGAGATGCTCGAACACCTGCCCGACATGACTGTCGAGATCGAAACGAACGGCACGGTGAAAGCTCCGCCGAGGCTGGACGTGAGAATCGACCAGTACAATGTCAGCCCCAAGCTTTCGCATAGCGGCAATCCAGCCGAGCTTGCGCTCGTCGCCGAAAGGCTCGACGATTACGCGACCGACAGCCGCGCCTTCTTCAAATTCGTGATCGCCTCGCCCGAGGACGTGAGCGAGGTGCTCGCGCTGCGAGACCGCTACCGCTTGCGCCCCTGCCACGTCTTCCTGATGGCCGAGGGGAGGGACAGCAGGACCCAGCGCGCGCGGCATGAATGGCTCGCGCCCCTATGCCTCGAACACGGTTTCCGCATGAGCGACCGGATGCACATCCACCTCTACGGGGACACGCGGGGGACATGA
- a CDS encoding energy transducer TonB yields MVRNAIASTVAIALALTSQTLRADEQPKVAVVPSTNQLSMKLSPQVSGEFALFWQNAAVTCANGAVEAVEWVAPRPQFAAEILQDFPVTIGFGIDETGRAIDIRALEGGYVEGKFEISFEPERGTLKLSADNFLKSLTIRDLMPSLRASRFAAQSPQTGCRITYTPEYVEADELTLVELARIGAAPGFRFSPSQLDRLGGSNCNAVGWPAFLLRAYPDWRKIPGVRGARKWSLTSFDIEADGAPANVAVIASSGHDDLDEEARRAVSRSRFAGGPRTGCVAPWWRNPDVIPAPPARETESFPGYQDCRAQRRWAVAPKLTFPQPYNDRAIEGWAVLGFDVGSDGAIRNVAVLSAQPSEEFGAAGEAVLLSARFEPAKEAQTRCIERITFSLDRNKRDMDTES; encoded by the coding sequence ATGGTAAGAAATGCAATCGCAAGCACCGTTGCAATCGCTTTGGCGCTGACATCGCAGACATTGCGCGCCGACGAACAGCCGAAGGTGGCCGTCGTACCGAGCACAAACCAGCTGTCGATGAAGTTGTCCCCGCAAGTTTCCGGAGAGTTTGCGCTCTTTTGGCAGAACGCCGCGGTTACCTGCGCCAACGGAGCCGTCGAGGCTGTGGAATGGGTTGCCCCTCGGCCGCAATTCGCTGCGGAGATACTCCAGGATTTTCCCGTCACCATCGGATTCGGGATCGACGAGACGGGGCGCGCCATTGACATCAGGGCGCTTGAGGGCGGCTATGTCGAGGGGAAGTTTGAGATTTCCTTTGAACCTGAGCGAGGCACCCTGAAGCTCTCAGCCGATAACTTTCTCAAGAGTTTGACGATCCGCGATCTCATGCCGTCGCTCCGCGCTAGCCGGTTTGCAGCACAGTCGCCGCAGACCGGCTGCCGCATTACCTACACGCCGGAATATGTCGAAGCAGACGAACTCACGCTGGTGGAGCTGGCAAGGATCGGCGCAGCGCCTGGCTTCAGGTTTTCTCCATCGCAGCTTGATCGGCTCGGCGGGTCAAACTGTAACGCTGTCGGATGGCCAGCCTTCCTGCTTCGCGCATACCCGGACTGGCGCAAGATTCCCGGCGTCCGTGGTGCTCGCAAATGGAGCTTGACCAGCTTCGACATCGAGGCCGATGGCGCACCTGCGAATGTTGCTGTCATCGCCTCCTCCGGGCATGACGATCTCGACGAGGAAGCGCGCCGCGCCGTCAGCCGCAGCCGTTTCGCCGGTGGGCCGCGCACCGGATGCGTTGCGCCATGGTGGCGCAATCCGGACGTGATCCCCGCGCCTCCTGCAAGGGAAACGGAAAGCTTTCCGGGATATCAAGATTGCCGTGCCCAACGCCGCTGGGCCGTCGCCCCCAAGCTCACATTCCCGCAGCCCTACAATGATCGCGCGATCGAAGGCTGGGCTGTGCTTGGGTTCGACGTTGGGTCCGACGGGGCCATCAGAAATGTAGCTGTGCTGTCAGCCCAGCCCAGCGAGGAATTCGGGGCAGCGGGAGAGGCTGTGCTATTGTCGGCGCGCTTTGAACCGGCCAAGGAGGCACAAACGCGCTGCATCGAAAGGATCACGTTTTCCCTCGATAGGAACAAGAGAGACATGGATACGGAAAGCTAG
- a CDS encoding ATP-binding protein — protein sequence MADMGKHEFDRFTGEPSLGSSEPDIPQVDEDYGEAQENARLPIGVVLEISGSGSQIAFDLQRINECMEDPDPSIALAGQVGSQIKIRVGDAWLLASVRDQRKDRRTEGGIIAHIDFLGEGAEEKLTGRIHGFKRGVTRYPIPGAMVYPATTKDLEQIYASDGRANITIGKVFPTRDIRAGLYIDAMLGKHFALLGSTGTGKSTSAALILHRICEAAPEGHIVMIDPHGEYSAAFRQTGQIFDVSNLQMPYWLMNFEEHCEVLLTSDGNERQVDMDILAKCLLGARSKNRLAETMGKITVDSPIPYLLSDLSNILQDEMGKLDKANSSAPYMRIKGKLEELKADPRYQFMFSGMLVGDTMTQFISKVFRMPGDGKPISIIDVSGVPSDITSTVVAVLSRLVFDFAIWGREEKTRPILLVCEEAHRYVPSEKHADGSSVAKILGRIAKEGRKYGISLGLITQRPSDLAEGVLSQCGTIISMRLNNDRDQAFVKAAMPEGARGFLDSIPALRNRECIICGEGVAIPIRVTFDNLEEHKRPASEDPSFAELWNHSGGEEELVQRVVLRWRSQG from the coding sequence TCGATCGCTTCACCGGAGAGCCGTCGCTCGGCTCGAGTGAACCGGACATTCCGCAGGTGGATGAGGACTACGGCGAGGCCCAGGAAAATGCGCGCCTGCCTATCGGCGTCGTGCTCGAGATTTCGGGTTCCGGCTCGCAGATCGCCTTCGACCTGCAGCGCATCAATGAATGCATGGAGGACCCCGATCCTTCCATCGCGCTCGCCGGACAGGTCGGCAGCCAGATCAAGATCCGGGTGGGCGATGCCTGGTTGCTTGCCAGCGTGCGCGACCAGCGCAAGGACCGCCGAACCGAGGGCGGGATCATCGCCCATATCGACTTTCTCGGCGAAGGGGCTGAGGAAAAGCTGACCGGGCGCATCCATGGCTTCAAGCGCGGGGTCACCCGTTATCCGATTCCCGGCGCGATGGTCTATCCGGCGACGACCAAGGATCTCGAACAGATCTATGCCAGCGACGGGCGCGCCAACATCACGATCGGCAAGGTATTCCCGACCAGGGACATCCGGGCCGGGCTTTACATCGACGCCATGCTGGGCAAGCACTTTGCGCTGCTCGGCTCTACCGGCACCGGCAAATCGACCAGCGCCGCGCTGATCCTGCACCGCATCTGCGAGGCCGCGCCCGAAGGCCATATCGTCATGATCGACCCGCACGGCGAATATTCCGCCGCGTTCCGCCAGACGGGCCAGATCTTCGACGTGTCGAACCTGCAGATGCCCTACTGGCTGATGAATTTCGAGGAACATTGCGAAGTCCTGCTGACCAGCGACGGCAATGAACGCCAGGTCGACATGGACATCCTCGCGAAATGCCTGCTCGGCGCGCGGTCCAAGAACCGGCTCGCCGAGACGATGGGCAAGATCACGGTCGATTCCCCGATCCCCTATCTCCTGTCGGACCTTTCCAACATCCTGCAGGACGAGATGGGCAAGCTCGACAAGGCGAACTCGTCGGCGCCCTACATGCGGATCAAGGGCAAGCTCGAGGAGCTCAAGGCCGATCCGCGCTACCAGTTCATGTTCTCGGGCATGCTGGTGGGCGACACCATGACGCAGTTCATCTCCAAGGTCTTCCGCATGCCCGGCGACGGCAAGCCCATCTCGATCATCGACGTGTCGGGCGTTCCGTCGGACATCACCTCGACCGTGGTCGCGGTGCTCAGCCGCCTCGTCTTCGATTTCGCGATCTGGGGGCGCGAGGAAAAGACCCGGCCTATCCTGCTCGTTTGCGAGGAAGCGCACCGCTACGTGCCCTCCGAAAAGCACGCCGACGGTTCCTCGGTCGCCAAGATCCTCGGCCGGATCGCGAAAGAAGGCCGCAAATACGGCATCAGCCTTGGCCTCATCACACAGCGTCCGTCCGACCTTGCCGAGGGCGTGCTCTCTCAATGCGGCACGATCATCTCGATGCGTCTCAACAACGACCGCGACCAGGCCTTCGTCAAGGCGGCCATGCCCGAAGGCGCGCGCGGCTTCCTCGATTCGATTCCCGCGCTTCGCAACCGCGAATGCATCATTTGCGGCGAAGGCGTCGCGATCCCCATTCGCGTGACCTTCGACAATCTCGAGGAGCACAAGCGGCCGGCCTCGGAAGACCCGAGCTTTGCCGAACTGTGGAACCACAGCGGCGGCGAGGAGGAACTCGTTCAGCGCGTCGTTCTTCGCTGGCGTTCGCAGGGGTAG